One genomic window of Glycine max cultivar Williams 82 chromosome 16, Glycine_max_v4.0, whole genome shotgun sequence includes the following:
- the LOC547561 gene encoding resistance protein LM12, whose translation MALRSFSYDVFLSFRGEDTRYGFTGYLYNVLRERGIHTFIDDDEPQEGDEITTALEAAIEKSKIFIIVLSENYASSSFCLNSLTHILNFTKENNDVLVLPVFYRVNPSDVRHHRGSFGEALANHEKKSNSNNMEKLETWKMALHQVSNISGHHFQHDGNKYEYKFIKEIVESVSNKFNHDHLHVSDVLVGLESPVLEVKSLLDVGRDDVVHMVGIHGLAGVGKTTLAIAVYNSIAGHFEASCFLENVKRTSNTINGLEKLQSFLLSKTAGEIKLTNWREGIPIIKRKLKQKKVLLILDDVDEDKQLQALIGSPDWFGLGSRIIITTRDEHLLALHNVKITYKVRELNEKHALQLLTQKAFELEKGIDPSYHDILNRAVTYASGLPFVLEVIGSNLFGKSIEEWKSALDGYERIPHKKIYAYLK comes from the exons ATGGCTCTGCGATCATTCTCTTACGATGTGTTCCTCAGCTTCCGAGGGGAAGATACTCGTTATGGTTTCACTGGCTATCTCTACAATGTCCTTCGGGAAAGGGGAATTCACACCTTCATTGATGACGACGAGCCCCAGGAAGGGGACGAAATCACGACAGCACTTGAGGCGGCTATTGAGAAGTCCAAGATTTTCATCATCGTGCTCTCTGAAAACTACGCATCTTCCTCCTTTTGTTTAAACTCACTCACTCACATCCTTAACTTTACTAAGGAGAATAATGATGTGTTGGTTTTGCCCGTTTTTTATAGAGTGAATCCTTCAGATGTCCGACACCACAGAGGTAGTTTTGGAGAAGCACTGGCTAATCATGAAAAGAAGTCGAACTCTAATAACATGGAGAAGCTTGAGACGTGGAAGATGGCTCTGCACCAAGTGTCTAACATTTCTGGCCATCATTTCCAACATGATGG GAACAAATATGAATACAAGTTTATTAAGGAGATAGTTGAATCGGTGTCAAACAAGTTTAATCATGATCATTTACATGTTTCGGATGTCCTGGTTGGGCTAGAGTCACCAGTGCTAGAAGTAAAGTCGCTTCTGGATGTTGGACGTGATGATGTCGTCCACATGGTAGGGATCCATGGACTCGCCGGAGTGGGTAAAACAACACTTGCTATCGCGGTCTATAATTCTATTGCTGGCCATTTTGAAGCTTCTTGCTTTCTTGAAAATGTGAAAAGAACTTCCAACACGATAAATGGGTTAGAAAAACTCCAAAGCTTCCTTCTTTCTAAAACCGCTGGAGAAATTAAGTTAACAAATTGGAGAGAAGGAATTCCCATTATAAAGCGTAAGCTCAAGCAAAAAAAGGTTCTTCTTATTCTAGATGATGTTGATGAAGATAAACAGTTACAAGCACTTATTGGCAGCCCTGATTGGTTTGGTCTTGGCAGTAGAATCATCATAACCACTCGAGACGAACATTTGTTAGCTCTACACAAtgttaaaataacatataaGGTGAGAGAGTTGAATGAGAAACATGCTCTTCAATTACTTACTCAGAAGGCTTTTGAGTTGGAAAAAGGAATTGATCCAAGTTATCATGATATTTTGAATCGAGCGGTAACTTATGCTTCAGGTCTTCCATTTGTTTTAGAAGTAATAGGTTCCAACTTATTTGGAAAAAGTATAGAAGAATGGAAATCTGCTCTAGATGGATATGAAAGAATTCCTCATAAAAAAATCTATGCATACTTAAAGTAA
- the LOC100796826 gene encoding disease resistance protein RUN1: MAWRSFSYDVFLSFRREDTRHGFTGNLYNVLRERGIHTFIDDDEPQKADQITKALEEAIKNSKIFIIVLSENYASSFFCLNELTHILNFTKGWDDVLVLPVFYKVDPSDVRHHRGSFGEALANHEKNLNSNYMGKLKTWKMALRQVSNFSGHHFQPDGNKYEYKFIKEILESVSNKLNGDHLYVSDVLVGLESPLLEVKELLDVGRDDVVHMVGIHGLPGVGKTTLAVAVYNSIVDHFEASCFLENVRETSNKNGLVHLQSVLLSKTDGEIKLANSREGSTIIQRKLKQKKVLLILDDVDEHKQLQAIIGNPDWFGRGSRVIITTRDEHLLALHKVKITYEVRELNKKHALQLLTQKAFELEKEVDPSYHDILNRAITYASGLPLALEVMGSNLFGKSIEEWESALDGYERIPDKKIYDILKVSYDALNEDEKSIFLDIACGFKDYELTYVQDILYAHYGRCMKYHIGVLVKKSLINIHCWPTKVMRLHDLIEDMGKEIVRRESPTEPGKRSRLWSHEDINQVLQENKGTRKIEIICMNFSSFGEEVEWDGDGFKKMENLKTLIIKSDCFSKGPKHLPNTLRVLEWSRCPSQEWPRNFNPKQLAICKLPHSSITSLRLAPLFKKRLVNLTSLILDECDSFRWIPDVSCLSNLENLSFRKCRNLFTIHHSVGLLEKLKILDAAGCPKLKSFPPLKLTSLERFEFSGCYNLKSFPEILGKMENMTQLSWTGCAITKLPPSFRNLTRLQLLVLTTFIKYDFDAATLISNICMMPELNQIDAAGLQWRLLPDDVLKLTSVVCSSVQSLTLELSDELLPLFLSCFVNVKKLNLSWSKFTVIPECIKECRFLTTLTLDYCYRLQEIRGIPPNLKILSAMDSPALNSSSISMLLNQELHEAGDTDFSLPRVQIPEWFECHSWGPPICFWFRNKFPAITVCIVKLNLSYQLLSVIINNKPEYVYNKHGIIDFYRGTFRHSTYVFRLQMEDNLDEELSKSEWNHAQIVCGEESWDECGIHVLKEQSSMEDIRFTDPSF, from the exons ATGGCTTGGCGATCATTCTCCTACGATGTGTTCCTCAGCTTCCGAAGGGAAGATACTCGTCATGGTTTCACTGGCAATCTCTACAATGTCCTTCGCGAAAGGGGAATTCACACCTTCATTGATGACGACGAGCCCCAGAAAGCGGACCAAATCACAAAAGCACTTGAGGAAGCAATTAAGAACTCCAAGATTTTCATCATCGTGCTCTCTGAAAACTACgcatcttctttcttttgcttaaACGAACTCACTCACATCCTTAACTTTACTAAGGGGTGGGATGATGTGTTGGTTTTGCCAGTTTTTTATAAAGTGGATCCTTCAGATGTCCGACACCATAGAGGTAGTTTTGGAGAAGCACTGGCTAATCATGAAAAGAACTTGAACTCTAATTACATGGGCAAGCTTAAGACCTGGAAGATGGCTCTGCGCCAAGTTTCTAACTTTTCTGGCCATCATTTCCAACCTGATGG GAACAAATATGAATACAAGTTTATTAAGGAGATACTTGAATCGGTGTCTAACAAGCTTAATGGTGATCATTTATATGTTTCGGATGTCCTGGTTGGGCTAGAGTCACCCTTGCTAGAAGTAAAGGAGCTTCTAGATGTTGGACGTGATGATGTTGTTCACATGGTGGGGATCCATGGACTCCCTGGAGTGGGTAAAACAACACTTGCTGTCGCGGTCTATAATTCCATTGTTGATCATTTTGAAGCTTCTTGCTTTCTTGAAAATGTGAGAGAAACTTCCAAtaaaaatgggttagtacatctCCAAAGCGTCCTTCTTTCTAAAACAGATGGAGAAATTAAGTTAGCAAATTCGAGAGAAGGAAGTACCATAATACAGCGTAAGCTCAAGCAAAAGAAGGTTCTTCTGATTCTAGATGATGTTGATGAACATAAACAGTTACAAGCGATTATTGGCAACCCTGATTGGTTTGGTCGTGGTAGTAGAGTCATCATCACCACTCGAGACGAACATTTGTTAGCGCTTCACAAAGTTAAAATAACATATGAGGTGAGAGAGTTGAATAAGAAACATGCTCTTCAATTACTTACTCAGAAGGCTTTTGAGTTGGAAAAAGAAGTTGATCCAAGTTACCATGATATTTTGAATCGAGCGATAACTTATGCTTCAGGCCTCCCATTGGCTCTAGAAGTAATGGGTTCCAACTTATTTGGAAAAAGTATAGAAGAATGGGAATCTGCTCTAGATGGATATGAAAGAATTCCTGATAAAAAGATCTATGACATACTTAAAGTAAGCTATGATGCTTTGAATGAAGATGAGAAAAGTATTTTTCTTGATATTGCTTGTGGCTTCAAAGATTATGAATTGACATATGTTCAAGATATACTTTATGCTCATTATGGTCGTTGCATGAAATATCATATTGGGGTGTTGGTTAAAAAATCTCTGATAAACATTCATTGCTGGCCTACTAAGGTCATGAGATTACATGACTTAATAGAAGACATGGGTAAAGAAATTGTCAGAAGAGAATCACCAACAGAGCCTGGGAAACGTAGCAGGTTATGGTCTCATGAGGATATAAATCAAGTTTTACAAGAAAATAAG GGGACTAGAAAGATTGAAATCATATGTATGAATTTTTCCTCATTTGGAGAAGAAGTGGAATGGGATGGAGATGGCTTCAAGAAGATGGAAAATCTGAAAACACTTATTATCAAGAGTGATTGTTTTTCCAAAGGTCCCAAACATCTTCCTAATACTTTAAGAGTATTGGAATGGTCGAGATGTCCTTCACAGGAATGGCCACGTAATTTTAACCCAAAGCAACTTGCTATATGCAAGTTACCCCATAGTAGCATTACGTCACTCAGGTTGGCCCCATTATTTAAAAAG AGGCTCGTGAATTTGACAAGTTTAATTTTGGACGAGTGTGATAGTTTTAGATGGATACCAGATGTATCTTGTCTCTCAAATTTGGAAAATTTGTCATTTAGAAAGTGTCGGAATTTATTTACAATTCACCATTCAGTTGGTTTATTGGAAAAGCTTAAAATCTTGGATGCTGCAGGTTGCCCAAAGCTTAAGAGTTTTCCACCGTTGAAGTTGACCTCTCTTGAAAGGTTTGAATTTTCGGGTTGTTACAATCTCAAGAGTTTTCCTGAAATATTAGGAAAGATGGAAAATATGACACAACTTTCCTGGACTGGTTGTGCCATAACAAAACTCCCACCTTCATTTCGAAATCTTACTCGGCTTCAATTGTTAGTTCTGacaacttttataaaatatgactTTGATGCTGCCACCCTCATTTCGAACATCTGCATGATGCCAGAACTAAATCAAATTGATGCTGCCGGTTTGCAATGGAGGCTATTGCCTGACGATGTTTTGAAATTGACCTCAGTCGTGTGTTCAAGCGTTCAATCTCTTACTTTGGAACTGTCAGATGAGCTTCTTCCGCTATTTCTCTCATGTTTTGTAAACGTGAAGAAGTTGAACCTATCATGGAGTAAATTCACAGTTATTCCCGAATGCATCAAAGAATGCCGCTTTTTAACTACCCTTACTTTGGATTATTGCTATCGTCTTCAAGAAATTAGAGGGATTCCTCCAAACTTGAAAATATTATCTGCAATGGATTCCCCAGCCTTGAATTCCTCAAGCATAAGCATGTTGCTGAATCAG GAACTGCATGAGGCTGGAGACACTGACTTTAGTTTGCCAAGAGTACAGATTCCAGAGTGGTTTGAGTGCCATAGTTGGGGACCACCAATTTGTTTCTGGTTCCGTAACAAATTTCCAGCCATAACTGTTTGCATTGTTAAGCTAAATTTAAGTTATCAGTTGCTCAGCGTGATCATTAATAATAAACCGGAATATGTATATAATAAACATggaattattgatttttaccGTGGCACCTTCAGACATTCTACATATGTTTTTCGTCTTCAAATGGAAGATAATTTAGATGAAGAACTATCAAAGAGTGAATGGAACCATGCACAGATTGTATGTGGTGAAGAGTCGTGGGACGAATGCGGAATCCATGTATTGAAAGAGCAAAGTAGCATGGAGGATATTCGATTCACTGATCCTAGCTTTTAG
- the LOC100819910 gene encoding TMV resistance protein N encodes MGKEIVRRESPKEPGERSRLWSHEDINQVLQENKGTRKIEIICMNFSSSGEEVEWDGDAFKEMKNLKTLIIKSDCFSKGPKHLPNTLRVLEWWRCPSQEWPRNFNPKQLAICKLPESSFTSLGLAPLFEKRLVNLTRLTLDECDSLTEIPDVSCLSNLENLSFGECRNLFTIHHSVGLLEKLKILDAQDCPKLKSFPPLKLTSLERLELWYCWSLESFSEILGKMENITELFLTDCPITKLPPSFRNLTRLRSLCLGPHHRTEQLIDFDAATLIPNICMMPELSQIEFGGLQLRLLPDDVLKLTSVVCPSIRFVCFYYCDLSDELLRLFLSCFVNVINLKLTSCKFTVIPECIKECRFLTFLTLDYCDRLQEIRGIPPNLIRFRARTCPALTSSSISMLLNQELLEARDIHLISLPIVKIPEWFECQSRGPSIFFWFPNKFPVITVCIVTSGPKKYSNYLVLNVIINKKHKHRHQRFYSNGSNAIPSTTVFRLQMKDNLDEELSKSEWNLAEIVCEDSWAAYGIHVLKEKSSMEDIRLGKKQRLVGSEVVETQFVVQRLGLGKKQRLVGSEVVETQFVEQQQHMGFFLTRVELGTITCNVSLLRQSIIG; translated from the exons ATGGGTAAAGAAATTGTCAGAAGAGAATCACCGAAAGAGCCTGGGGAGCGTAGCAGGTTATGGTCCCATGAGGATATAAATCAAGTTTTACAAGAAAACAAG GGGACTAGAAAGATTGAAATCATATGTATGAATTTTTCCTCATCTGGAGAAGAAGTAGAATGGGATGGAGATGCCTTCAAGGAGATGAAAAATCTGAAAACACTTATTATCAAGAGTGATTGTTTTTCCAAAGGTCCCAAACATCTTCCAAATACTTTAAGAGTATTGGAATGGTGGAGATGTCCTTCACAGGAATGGCCACGTAATTTTAACCCAAAGCAACTTGCTATATGCAAGTTACCCGAGAGTAGCTTTACGTCACTCGGGTTGGCCCCATTATTTGAAAAG AGGCTCGTGAATTTGACAAGGTTAACTTTGGACGAGTGTGATAGTTTAACAGAGATACCAGATGTATCTTGTCTCTCAAATTTGGAAAATTTGTCATTTGGAGAGTGTCGGAATTTATTTACAATTCACCATTCAGTTGGTTTATTGGAAAAGCTTAAAATCTTGGATGCTCAAGATTGCCCAAAGCTTAAGAGTTTTCCACCGTTGAAGTTGACCTCTCTTGAAAGGCTTGAACTTTGGTATTGTTGGAGTCTcgagagtttttctgaaataTTAGGAAAGATGGAAAATATAACAGAACTTTTCTTGACTGATTGTCCCATAACAAAACTCCCACCTTCATTTCGAAATCTTACTCGGCTTCGATCCTTATGTCTTGGACCCCATCACCGAACTGAGCAGTTAATTGACTTTGATGCTGCCACCCTCATTCCGAACATCTGCATGATGCCAGAACTAAGTCAAATTGAGTTTGGCGGTTTGCAATTGAGGCTATTGCCTGACGATGTTTTGAAATTGACCTCAGTTGTGTGTCCAAGCATTCGATTTGTTTGTTTCTATTACTGCGACCTGTCAGATGAGCTTCTTCGGCTATTTCTCTCATGTTTTGTAAATGTGATAAATTTAAAGCTAACAAGTTGTAAATTCACAGTTATTCCCGAATGCATCAAAGAATGCCGCTTTTTAACTTTCCTTACTTTGGATTATTGCGATCGTCTACAAGAAATTAGAGGGATTCCTCCAAACTTGATAAGATTCCGTGCAAGGACATGCCCAGCCTTGACTTCCTCAAGCATAAGCATGTTGCTGAATCAG GAACTGCTTGAGGCTCGAGACATTCACTTAATAAGTTTGCCAATAGTAAAGATTCCAGAGTGGTTTGAGTGCCAGAGTCGGGGACCGTCAATTTTTTTCTGGTTCCCTAACAAATTCCCAGTAATAACTGTTTGCATTGTTACCTCAGGTCCTAAGAAATATTCCAATTATCTGGTTCTCAACGTGATTATTAATAAGAAACATAAACATCGACATCAACGTTTTTATAGTAACGGTTCCAACGCAATACCTTCTACAACTGTTTTTCGTCTTCAAATGAAAGATAATTTAGATGAAGAACTATCAAAGAGTGAATGGAACCTTGCAGAGATTGTATGCGAAGATTCGTGGGCCGCATACGGAATCCATGTACTGAAAGAGAAAAGTAGCATGGAGGATATTCGATT GGGGAAAAAGCAAAGATTAGTAGGCAGTGAAGTTGTTGAGACACAAT
- the LOC102660271 gene encoding disease resistance protein RPV1 — MAVRSFSYDVFLSFRGEDTRYGFTGYLYNVLREREIDTFIDDQELNKGDEITKALEEAIEKSKIFIIVLSENYAYSSFCLNELTHILNFTEGKNDLSVLPVFYKVDPSDVRKHTGSFGEALANHEKKLKSNNMEKLQIWKMALHQVSNFVGHHFKDDGYVPLLTYFILNSLILTCLITL; from the coding sequence ATGGCTGTGCGATCATTCTCCTACGATGTGTTCCTCAGCTTCCGAGGGGAAGATACTCGTTATGGTTTCACTGGCTATCTCTACAATGTCCTCCGGGAAAGGGAAATTGACACCTTCATTGATGACCAGGAGCTCAATAAAGGGGACGAAATCACAAAAGCACTTGAGGAGGCAATTGAGAAGTCCAAGATTTTCATCATCGTGCTCTCTGAAAACTACGCATATTCCTCCTTTTGCTTAAACGAACTCACTCACATCCTTAACTTTACTGAGGGGAAGAATGATCTGTCGGTTTTGCCAGTTTTTTACAAAGTGGATCCTTCAGATGTCCGAAAACACACAGGTAGTTTTGGAGAAGCACTGGCTAATCATGAAAAGAAGTTGAAGTCTAATAACATGGAGAAGCTTCAGATCTGGAAGATGGCTCTGCACCAAGTTTCTAACTTTGTTGGCCATCATTTCAAAGATGATGGGTACGTACCCCTCCTcacttactttattttaaattctttaattttgacTTGTCTAATCACACTTTAA